Proteins from a genomic interval of Papaver somniferum cultivar HN1 chromosome 4, ASM357369v1, whole genome shotgun sequence:
- the LOC113271950 gene encoding protein FAR1-RELATED SEQUENCE 4-like has protein sequence MDNDVGSKENDFGLVETPNEDGRNRKCDIVVPKVGMEFDEVEEVYEFYRKYAAATGFGCKTRSSKKDEGILRHVTYTCVRNGKHKTTSTTPFELDPTGKCECKAKLSAILGVNLKWRITVFVPEHTHMTSPSKTRFMRCNKLIKKSVKRKILINDKAGLEMYKNFNICAAEAGGVEYLTYDEKYLRNMVAKEKRLKLGEGDATALINYFERMQNLNEDFFYRIDLGDDGRLRNVFWADKRCREAYKEFGEVVTFDTTYLTNKYAMPFAPFVGVNHDGQSTLFGCGLISNEEIDTFVWLFQAWLDCMKGSAPQAILTDQCSSMKAAVERVFPHAKHRWCLWHIMKKIPEKLSSHKKYQNIKCRLKRAVYDTTSPTEFDQSWSEMLEKYPKLRSSRWLNTLYTEKHHWVPCYVNTTFWAGMSTTQRSESMNAFFDGYVHSRTTLSEFVEQYDNALRSKVEKELKADARSFSKVIPTTTSYEIEEQMQNVYTIEKFQEIQKELTKKIYCEIIDVQDEIQDGIQVTRYDVQQEIWYYRLPFVEDEDGNSTDEDATTAAGSDQEDIVEVNNIPTVEEGEEDEHNPKAKKVMKHVVFKVWYEKDECKVKCSCCMFEFRGLLCTHALYVLLRNKVTSIPERYILRRWRKDVKLAHSKVSLSYDSWQLTPEEKRYKELCDYFAELADIASRDDDECNDIKNWIGEQLKLVTEKVPNTAKEVIHTEVNNVIEVQNPRVVPTKGRPCKNTSKPKVYRKKKANKGKENTEVLQEVPTQQNIMSTVQTRNINPIHEQYHQYQLHTVGQFQNTQNMQFGVSQSYIGGYSGVPHISPYRQVVNVAPQQLDNICYAPTYGGFQLHEGAQEANVYHLASYPEHR, from the exons ATGGACAATGATGTGGGATCGAAGGAAAATGATTTTGGGTTGGTTGAGACTCCTAACGAAGATGGAAGAAACCGTAAGTGTGATATAGTAGTGCCAAAAGTTGGAATGGAATTCGATGAGGTAGAAGAAGTATATGAATTCTATAGAAAATATGCAGCTGCAACAGGATTTGGATGTAAGACACGCTCGTCAAAGAAAGATGAGGGGATATTAAGGCATGTAACATATACTTGTGTTAGAAATGGAAAGCATAAAACAACATCAACTACTCCATTCGAGCTTGATCCTACCGGAAAATGTGAATGCAAGGCTAAGTTATCAGCAATTTTGGGTGTAAATCTTAAATGGCGAATCACTGTTTTTGTTCCCGAGCACACTCACATGACAAGCCCAAGTAAAACTCGATTCATGAGATGTAACAAGTTGATTAAGAAAAGTGTCAAAAGAAAAATCTTGATTAATGATAAGGCAGGACTTGAGATGTACAAGAATTTCAATATATGTGCAGCTGAAGCCGGTGGAGTGGAATACCTTACATAtgatgagaaataccttagaaaCATGGTTGCAAAAGAGAAGCGTTTGAAACTTGGCGAAGGAGATGCTACCGCACTTATAAATTACTTTGAGAGAATGCAAAATTTGAACGAAGATTTCTTCTATAGAATAGACTTAGGCGACGATGGTCGCTTGAGGAATGTTTTTTGGGCAGATAAAAGGTGCAGAGAAGCATACAAAGAATTCGGCGAAGTGGTTACATTTGACACTACCTACTTGACTAATAAGTATGCGATGCCCTTCGCTCCTTTTGTTGGGGTAAATCACGATGGCCAGTCGACTCTATTTGGATGCGGATTGATTTCTAACGAGGAGATTGATACTTTTGTTTGGTTGTTCCAAGCATGGCTCGATTGCATGAAAGGAAGTGCTCCACAAGCTATACTTACAGACCAATGTAGTTCAATGAAGGCTGCTGTTGAGAGGGTATTTCCGCATGCTAAACACAGATGGTGTTTATGGCATATCATGAAGAAGATACCTGAGAAGTTAAGTAGTCACAAGAAGTATCAAAACATAAAGTGCAGGTTAAAAAGAGCCGTCTATGATACAACATCTCCAACTGAATTTGATCAAAGTTGGAGCGAGATGTTGGAAAAGTATCCAAAGTTGAGATCAAGTAGATGGTTGAATACATTGTATACAGAAAAACATCATTGGGTGCCTTGTTATGTGAATACAACTTTCTGGGCTGGAATGTCGACTACGCAACGAAGTGAAAGCATGAATGCGTTCTTTGACGGGTATGTTCATTCAAGAACCACATTGTCAGAGTTTGTTGAACAATATGACAACGCTTTAAGAAGCAAAGTTGAAAAGGAACTTAAGGCAGATGCTAGGTCTTTTTCAAAAGTTATTCCAACCACAACATCTTATGAAATAGAGGAACAAATGCAAAATGTGTACACTATAGAAAAGTTCCAAGAAATTCAAAAGgaattgacgaagaagatatactGTGAAATAATTGACGTTCAAGATGAAATCCAAGATGGTATTCAAGTGACAAGATATGATGTACAACAAGAAATTTGGTATTACAGACTACCATTTGTAGAAGATGAAGACGGAAATTCAACAGATGAAGATGCTACAACAGCTGCAGGTTCAGATCAAGAAGATATTGTTGAAGTAAATAATATACCGACAgtagaagaaggggaagaagacgAACATAATCCAAAAGCTAAAAAAGTTATGAAGCATGTTGTTTTTAAGGTTTGGTATGAAAAGGATGAATGCAAAGTGAAGTGCAGTTGTTGTATGTTTGAGTTTCGAGGATTGCTTTGTACTCATGCGCTGTATGTGTTACTCCGTAACAAAGTAACCTCAATTCCAGAACGTTACATTTTAAGGAGATGGAGAAAAGATGTGAAATTAGCTCATTCAAAGGTGTCTTTGAGTTATGATAGTTGGCAGCTAACTCCCGAGGAAAAGCGTTATAAGGAGTTATGTGATTACTTTGCAGAGCTTGCCGATATAGCATCTCGAGATGATGATGAATGCAATGATATAAAAAACTGGATAGGCGAACAGTTGAAACTTGTAACTGAAAAAGTTCCAAATACCGCGAAGGAAGTGATTCATACAGAAGTGAACAACGTTATAGAAGTACAAAACCCGCGTGTTGTTCCTACGAAAGGCAGGCCATGTAAAAACACCTCGAAGCCTAAGGTATACAGAAAAAAGAAAgcaaacaaaggaaaagaaaatactGAG GTTTTGCAAGAAGTGCCGACGCAACAAAACATAATGAGTACAGTTCAAACCAGAAATATCAacccaattcatgaacaatatcatCAGTATCAG CTTCATACAGTTGGACAATTTCAAAATACCCAAAATATGCAGTTTGGAGTATCGCAGAGTTACATAGGTGGATATTCGGGTGTGCCTCACATTTCACCTTACAGGCAGGTTGTTAATGTTGCACCTCAACAATTGGATAACATATGTTATGCACCTACATACGGCGGATTTCAACTACATGAAGGAGCACAAGAAGCTAATGTCTATCACCTTGCATCGTATCCGGAGCACCGTTAA
- the LOC113271949 gene encoding nucleosome assembly protein 1;2-like translates to MEDFFSLFLGRRASASPTAVLERLAPDIRKRVDVLGDIQTKHNDIKADFFEKISELEAEYQKLYEPLYKLRYYIVNDDVPEGDGVTKEVEESDKDADVEEGVPNFWLNALKTNKPLAEKIGDWDEDSLKYLTDIKCCRIDTPKAKGFKLDFYFHPNPYFKNAVLTKTYQYLVDDDEPVLEKIIGTNIEWYRNKNDVPHKVNLKRRSYDTRMPVNYRIMPVHYKFSFFNFFDFEGYRDEEAAEKLLETMDEDYDIGSTIRDKIIPNAVAWFTGEAKHLEYYEDNGAENGDEFLKEISAHFTS, encoded by the coding sequence ATGGAagattttttttctctatttctagGACGTCGTGCCTCTGCTTCTCCCACTGCTGTACTTGAAAGGCTTGCACCAGATATTAGGAAGCGCGTTGATGTTTTGGGAGATATTCAGACTaaacataatgacataaaagccGATTTTTTTGAGAAGATATCAGAACTTGAAGCCGAGTACCAAAAGTTGTATGAACCACTTTACAAACTGCGGTATTATATTGTGAATGATGATGTGCCTGAAGGCGATGGAGTTACAAAAGAGGTTGAGGAGTCTGATAAAGACGCAGATGTTGAGGAGGGTGTTCCCAATTTTTGGCTCAATGCGTTGAAGACGAATAAACCACTAGCAGAGAAGATCGGTGACTGGGATGAAGATAGCCTCAAGTATCTGACAGATATCAAGTGCTGCAGGATTGACACACCAAAGGCAAAAGGGTTCAAGCTTGATTTCTATTTTCATCCCAATCCTTATTTCAAAAATGCTGTCCTGACAAAAACTTATCAGTACCTGGTCGATGATGATGAGCCAGTTCTGGAAAAAATAATAGGGACTAATATTGAATGGTATCGCAATAAGAATGACGTGCCACATAAGGTAAACCTAAAGCGCAGATCATATGACACGAGGATGCCTGTCAACTATAGAATTATGCCTGTCCACTATAaatttagtttcttcaatttctttgactttgaggGTTATCGCGACGAAGAGGCGGCTGAAAAACTTCTGGAAACAATGGATGAAGACTATGATATTGGTTCCACCATCCGTGACAAGATCATCCCAAATGCCGTTGCGTGGTTCACTGGAGAAGCTAAGCATCTTGAATATTATGAAGACAATGGTGCTGAGAATGGCGATGAATTCTTGAAAGAAATTTCGGCTCACTTTACTTCTTGA